Proteins encoded together in one Myotis daubentonii chromosome 17, mMyoDau2.1, whole genome shotgun sequence window:
- the LOC132219651 gene encoding ATP synthase subunit epsilon, mitochondrial, whose translation MVAYWRQAGLSYIRYSQICAKAVRDALKAEFKASAEKTSSSSVKIVKVKKE comes from the coding sequence ATGGTGGCCTACTGGCGACAGGCTGGACTCAGCTACATCCGCTACTCCCAGATCTGTGCCAAAGCAGTGCGGGATGCACTGAAGGCTGAATTCAAAGCAAGCGCCGAGAAGACTTCCAGCAGCAGCGTCAAAATTGTGAAAGTGAAGAAGGAATAA